In Pannonibacter sp. XCT-53, the sequence GCTACCTCGCCGGCTTCGGCCTTGCGGACGTGCATTTCCTGCCGGCGCGCCACAGCCGGGCCACCCCGGTGATCGGTCCGCAGACGCGCTACATCCTGGCCCAGCCCTATCTCGGTGCCACGGCCGCCGCCCTCGAGGCCCGGGGCGCGCGGCGCATCAACGCCCTGTTCCCGCTTGGCGAGGAAGGCACCACCGACTGGCTGCAGGCAATCGCCACCGCCTTCGACGTTCCCGCCGACCGCGTCGAGGCGGTCACCGGGGCGCCGCGGCGCCGCGCCCATGCAGCGCTTGCCCACCACCGGCCGCTGCTTGCCGGCAAGCGGGTCTTCTTCTTCCCCGATTCCCAGCTTGAGCCATCGCTGGCCCGGTTTCTCGCGCGGGAGGCCGGGGCTGAGATCCTGGAGGTCGGCAGCCCGTACCTGCACCGCGATCATTCCGCCGGCGAGCTGGCGCTGCTGCCGCCGGGCGTGTCCGTCTCCGAGGGGCAGGACGTCGACCTGCAGATCGAGCGCTGCCGGCGCGCCAACCCGGATCTCATCGTCTGCGGCATGGGCCTTGCCAATCCCTTCGAGGCGGAGGGCCGGCTGACCAAGTGGTCGATCGAATTCGCCTTCGCCCCCATCCAGGGCTATGAGCAGGCCGGCGACCTGGCAGAGCTGTTTGCCCGGCCCCTGCGCCGTCAGGGCCTTCTCACCGATCTTGCCGAACCGGGGGAGGGACGCTCATGCAGCTGAGCCTGTGGACCTACGAGGGGCCGCCACATGTCGGGGCGATGCGCATCGCCGCCTCCATGCAGGGCGTGCATTTCGTCCTGCATGCGCCGCAGGGCGACACCTATGCCGACCTCCTGTTCACCATGATCGAACGGCGCGACAGCCGGCCCCCGGTCACCTACACGACCTTCCAGGCGCGCGACCTCGGCGGCTCGACGGCGGACGGCTTCAAGACCGCCTGCCGCAACGCGGTCGAACGGTTCCGGCCGGACCTGCTGCTGGTCGGCGCCTCGTGCACGGCGGAGCTGCTGCAGGACGATCCGGGCGGCCTCGCCAGAACGCTGGAGCTCGACATTCCCGTCGTGCCGCTCGACCTGCCGTCGTACCAGAAGAAGGAAACCTGGGGCGCGGCCGAGACCTTCTACCGTCTGGTGCGGGCCTGCGCCGGTTCGGCCCCGCGCCAGGGGACGCCGCCCCGGGCCAGTTGCAACCTGCTCGGCCCGACCGCGCTCGGGTTCCGCAATCGGGACGACGTCCGCGAAATCGCGGCGCTGCTGGCAGCCAACGGTCTCGATGTCCGCGTCATCGCCCCGCTCGGCGCCCGGCCGCAGGATCTGGCGCGCCTGCCCGAGGCGGCCTTCAACATCGTGCTCTACCCGGAAATCGCCGATACGGCCGCCCGCTGGCTGCAGCGGACCCACGGCATGCCGTTCGTGTCGACCTCGCCCATCGGCGTGGGCGGGACCCGCGACTTCCTTCGCGAGGTCCGAGCGATGGCGGGCCTCGATGCGGATGCGGTCGCCTCCGGACCGGACCGCCTGAGCTGGTACTCCCGCTCGATCGACAGCACCTATCTCACCGGCAAGCGCGTGTTCATCTTCGGCGATGCCACCCATGCCATCGCCGCCGCACGCGTCGCCAGCCGCGAGCTGGGCTTCCAGGTCTGCGGGCTTGGCACCTACATGCGCGAGTTTGCCCGCGACGTCCGTGAAGCCGCAGCCGGCCACGGCATCGAGGCACTGATCTCGGATGACCACCTCGAGGTCGAGGCGGCCATCCTCGAGGCCCGGCCCGAACTCGTGCTCGGCACCCAGATGGAACGGCATATCGCCAAGCGGCTGCGCGTGCCCTGTGCCGTCATTTCCGCCCCCGTGCATGTGCAGGATTTCCCGGCCCGCTACTCGCCGCAGATGGGCTTCGAGGGGGCCAATGTCCTCTTCGACAGCTGGGTCCATCCGCTGATGATGGGCCTGGAGGAACATCTCCTCGGCATGTTCCGGGATGATTTCGAGTTCAACGACCAGGCGGCGCCCTCGCATCTCGGCTCGGCCAAGGCCGCCGGCCCCGAGACCACGCTGCCGGCTGGCTCCGCCGCTCTGCCGCATGTCGATGACCGGATGAAGGTCGCGACCGGACAGGCAGCGGGAGACGCGACCGGGACCGCGCCCCTTGCCGCCCCCGCGGCTGGCAGCCCCATTGCGGTGGCTCAGGATCCGGTCCTGGCGCTCTGGACCGCCGATGCCGAGCGCGAGCTGAAGAAGGTTCCCTTCTTCGTGCGCGGCAAGGCCCGCCGCAACACGGAGCATTTCGCCGCTGCCAACGGCATTCACCCCATCACCGTGGAGACGTTGTACGATGCGAAAGCCCATTTCGCCCGATAGCCGTCCCGCCGTGCGGGTGGTCCTGATCACGCTCGACAATCACATTGCGGCTGCGGTGGATGACGCCCGGCTGCTGCTGCGGGAGGATCTGCCCGGGCTCGTCCTCAGCGTCCACGCCGCCACCGACTGGGCCGACCACCCGGACCGGCTGGAGGCCTGCCGGGAGGCGATCCGGACGGGCGACATCATCATCGTGTCGATGATCTTCGTCGAGGAGCACGTGCGGGCGATTGCCGATGCCCTCGAGGCTCGGCACCGCGATTGCGATGCCATGGTCTGCTGCATGTCGGCCGGCACGATCATGAAGTACACGTCCATGGGCCGCTTCCGGATGGATGGCCCGCAGACCGGCCCGCTGGCACTGCTGAAGAAGCTGCGCGGCGGCAGCTCGGCCAACGGCCGCGACAGCGGCCGCACCGCCGGCGAGCGCCAGATGGCGATGCTTCGCCGCCTGCCCAAGCTGCTCAAGTTCATTCCCGGCACGGCCCAGGATGTGCGGACCTATTTCCTGACGCTGCAGTACCGGATCGCCGCGTCCGACCGCAACATCGCCAACATGGTCCGGCTCCTGGTCGGTCGCTATGCTGCCGGCGAGCGCAAGGCCCTGCGGGGCCGGATCACGGCTGCCGCGCCTGAAGACTATCCGGAAATCGGCCTCTATCACCCGCGCATGACGCCGCGCATCCTGTCCCGGACCCGGGACCTCCCGCGCCCGGCCCGTCCCGAGGGCAGCATCGGCCTTCTGCTGCTGCGCACCTACATCCTGTCGGGCGACACCGGTCACTATGATGCGGTCATCGCCGCGCTGGAGGCTCGGGGGCTTTCGGTCGTTCCCGTGTTCTGCTCGGGCCTCGACATGCGCGCGGCCATCGAGGCCTTCATGACCGGCGCCGACGGCCGGCCGACGGTGGATGCGCTGTGCTCGCTGACCGGCTTCTCGCTGGTCGGCGGTCCCGCCTACAGCGATCCTGTGGCCGCCGCCCGCACGCTGGAGGCGCTGGACGTGCCCTACATGGCCGCCTGCGTCACCGAATTCCAGACGCGGGAGGGCTGGCAGGCCTCGACACGGGGGCTGACGCCGATCGAGACCACGCTGATGGTGGCGATCCCGGAGCTTGACGGGGCAACCGGCTCGATGGTCATCGGCGGCCGGTCGAGTGCGGGTGACACCGCGCAGGCCTGCATCTGTGCGCGCCAGCAGGGGGCTTGCCCCTCGGGACGCGCCTGCATGCGTCCGGATGACGAGCGGGTCGGACTGCTGGCCGACCGTCTTGCGGCGCTGGTGCGCCTGCGCCGTACGCCGCGCGCCGACCGCCGGCTGGCCGTTACCCTGTTCAACTTCCCGCCGAATGGCGGCAACATCGGCACGGCCGCGTTCCTGTCCGTGTTCGAGAGCCTGTTCGAGACCATGCGCCGGCTCCGGGCCGAGGGCTATGACGTCGAGGTTCCCGCCGATGCGGCGACCTTGCAGGACATGCTCCTCAACGGCAATGCGGCCCGTCACGGCACCGAGGCCAACGTGCATGTGACCGTCGCGGCCGACGACCATCTGCGCCAGGAGCCGCATCTCGCCGACATCGAGGCCCAGTGGGGTCCTGCACCCGGACGCGTGCTGTCGAATGGCCGTGGCCTGCATGTTCTGGGCCGGCAGTTCGGCAAGCTTCTGGTCGGCATCCAGCCGCCTTTCGGCTACGAAGGCGATCCGATGCGGCTGCTCTTCGAGGGCGGCTTTGCGCCCAACCATGCCTTCGCCGCCTACTACACCTATCTGCGGAAGACCTACGGGGCGCATGCGGTGCTGCATTTCGGCACCCACGGCGCGCTGGAGTTCATGCCGGGCAAACACACGGGCCTCTCCGGCACCTGCTGGCCGGACCGGTTGCTCGGGCCCCTGCCGAACTACTATCTCTATGCTGCGAACAATCCGTCCGAAGGGTCCATCGCCAAGCGCCGCTCGGCCGCCACGCTGATTTCCTACCTGACGCCGTCGGTCACCGAAGCCGGTCTCTACAAGGGACTGCAGGGCCTGAAGGCCAGTCTCGACCATTACCGCGGCCTTGCGCCCGGCGTCGATGCCGAGCGGGAGCGGCTCCTTCTCGTCATCCGCAGCCAGGCGGAGCAGCTGGGTCTCACCTCCGGCACGCAGGACCTGACGACCGAGGCCTTCGTGCTGCGCCTCGTGGCGATGGTCACGGAGATGGAATACGCGCTCATTCCCGACGGTCTGCACGTGATCGGGCGCGGAATGGGCCCGCGCGAGCGCGCCGAGATGCTGCAGCACATGGCCACCGGCCTGTCGGCCGGGACCGTCGCCCTGCCGGATCC encodes:
- a CDS encoding ferredoxin:protochlorophyllide reductase (ATP-dependent) subunit N, translating into MNQIAPSSCAPAPTIRQRGQHEVFCGLTSIIWLHRKMQDTFFLVVGSRTCAHLLQSAAGVMIFAEPRFATAIMDERDLAGMADMHDELDRVVARLLARRPDIRMLVLVGSCPSEVIKFDLAKAAERLNRQHAPERRVVSYSGSGIETTFTQGEDNFLAALVAEAPGAGAAAAEGARPAALVVAGCLSDIVEDQFARYLAGFGLADVHFLPARHSRATPVIGPQTRYILAQPYLGATAAALEARGARRINALFPLGEEGTTDWLQAIATAFDVPADRVEAVTGAPRRRAHAALAHHRPLLAGKRVFFFPDSQLEPSLARFLAREAGAEILEVGSPYLHRDHSAGELALLPPGVSVSEGQDVDLQIERCRRANPDLIVCGMGLANPFEAEGRLTKWSIEFAFAPIQGYEQAGDLAELFARPLRRQGLLTDLAEPGEGRSCS
- the bchB gene encoding ferredoxin:protochlorophyllide reductase (ATP-dependent) subunit B gives rise to the protein MQLSLWTYEGPPHVGAMRIAASMQGVHFVLHAPQGDTYADLLFTMIERRDSRPPVTYTTFQARDLGGSTADGFKTACRNAVERFRPDLLLVGASCTAELLQDDPGGLARTLELDIPVVPLDLPSYQKKETWGAAETFYRLVRACAGSAPRQGTPPRASCNLLGPTALGFRNRDDVREIAALLAANGLDVRVIAPLGARPQDLARLPEAAFNIVLYPEIADTAARWLQRTHGMPFVSTSPIGVGGTRDFLREVRAMAGLDADAVASGPDRLSWYSRSIDSTYLTGKRVFIFGDATHAIAAARVASRELGFQVCGLGTYMREFARDVREAAAGHGIEALISDDHLEVEAAILEARPELVLGTQMERHIAKRLRVPCAVISAPVHVQDFPARYSPQMGFEGANVLFDSWVHPLMMGLEEHLLGMFRDDFEFNDQAAPSHLGSAKAAGPETTLPAGSAALPHVDDRMKVATGQAAGDATGTAPLAAPAAGSPIAVAQDPVLALWTADAERELKKVPFFVRGKARRNTEHFAAANGIHPITVETLYDAKAHFAR
- a CDS encoding magnesium chelatase subunit H; translated protein: MRKPISPDSRPAVRVVLITLDNHIAAAVDDARLLLREDLPGLVLSVHAATDWADHPDRLEACREAIRTGDIIIVSMIFVEEHVRAIADALEARHRDCDAMVCCMSAGTIMKYTSMGRFRMDGPQTGPLALLKKLRGGSSANGRDSGRTAGERQMAMLRRLPKLLKFIPGTAQDVRTYFLTLQYRIAASDRNIANMVRLLVGRYAAGERKALRGRITAAAPEDYPEIGLYHPRMTPRILSRTRDLPRPARPEGSIGLLLLRTYILSGDTGHYDAVIAALEARGLSVVPVFCSGLDMRAAIEAFMTGADGRPTVDALCSLTGFSLVGGPAYSDPVAAARTLEALDVPYMAACVTEFQTREGWQASTRGLTPIETTLMVAIPELDGATGSMVIGGRSSAGDTAQACICARQQGACPSGRACMRPDDERVGLLADRLAALVRLRRTPRADRRLAVTLFNFPPNGGNIGTAAFLSVFESLFETMRRLRAEGYDVEVPADAATLQDMLLNGNAARHGTEANVHVTVAADDHLRQEPHLADIEAQWGPAPGRVLSNGRGLHVLGRQFGKLLVGIQPPFGYEGDPMRLLFEGGFAPNHAFAAYYTYLRKTYGAHAVLHFGTHGALEFMPGKHTGLSGTCWPDRLLGPLPNYYLYAANNPSEGSIAKRRSAATLISYLTPSVTEAGLYKGLQGLKASLDHYRGLAPGVDAERERLLLVIRSQAEQLGLTSGTQDLTTEAFVLRLVAMVTEMEYALIPDGLHVIGRGMGPRERAEMLQHMATGLSAGTVALPDPALLASIAAGDSAAVTEALATLDPEARQLVGKLVEIDRNLSDNRELDGLVRALDARFVPPSPSGDLLRTPDLLPTGRNIHGFDPFGIPSKFAQDDGMRQAALVLERHMQADGRLPETVAMVLWGTDNLKTGGAPLAQALALMGARPRLDAYNRVCGAELIPLEELKRPRIDAVMTLSGIFRDLLPIQASMLAEASYLAATADEPETLNFIRKHALAYCAAKGCDLETAAYRVFSNADGTYGANVNMLITSSAWSDDDEIADTYTSRKSFAISRKGKTSRQTALLDAVLADVDMAYQNLESVEIGVTTIEHYFDTLGGLSKAVSRAKGGAELPVYISDQTQGEARVRTLAEQVALETRTRTLNPKWYEGMLKHGYEGVRNIEASVTNTLGWSATTGGVEPWIYQQITETYVLDAAMRRRLSDLNPAAAARVAARLLEAQDRNFWQPDAETLAALRKAGEELEDRLEGLVTEAAE